In the genome of Entelurus aequoreus isolate RoL-2023_Sb linkage group LG08, RoL_Eaeq_v1.1, whole genome shotgun sequence, one region contains:
- the prph2a gene encoding peripherin-2a yields the protein MALMKIKFDLKKRVKLAQTVWFLFWFAVMAGVLVFSMGLFFKIELRKRSELMDNNESHFLPNLLILMGLLACAINAFGGKVCYDSLDPTKFVKWKPILKNFLMVCVVFNALLVVTALLCFVMRIPLQFTLAEGLKNGMRYYKDTDTPGRCYMKRTLDLMQSEFRCCGNNNYRDWFEIQWVSNRYLDFSAKEVKDRIGSNVDGQYLMDGVPFSCCNPSSPRPCIQQQMTNNTAHYSYDHYTEDLNVWKSGCRDALLSYYGGMMTTIGALVLLVTMLEVAVTVGLQYVNSSLSTLANPEDPESESEGWILEKTVKETFTDIMTKMKTMGKGGKVEEGEEVAVATVS from the exons ATGGCTTTGATGAAGATTAAGTTCGACCTGAAAAAGCGAGTAAAGCTCGCCCAGACCGTCTGGTTCCTGTTCTGGTTCGCCGTAATGGCCGGCGTGCTGGTCTTCAGCATGGGCCTCTTCTTCAAGATCGAGCTGCGAAAGCGCTCGGAACTGATGGACAACAACGAGAGCCACTTCCTGCCCAACCTGCTCATACTGATGGGCCTGCTCGCCTGCGCCATCAACGCCTTCGGAGGCAAGGTCTGCTACGACTCGCTGGACCCCACCAAGTTTGTCAAGTGGAAGCCCATACTGAAGAACTTCCTGATGGTCTGCGTGGTCTTCAACGCGCTGCTGGTGGTGACGGCCCTCTTGTGCTTCGTGATGAGGATCCCGCTGCAGTTCACGCTGGCCGAGGGCCTGAAGAACGGCATGAGGTACTACAAGGACACGGACACGCCGGGACGCTGCTACATGAAGAGGACCCTGGACCTGATGCAGAGCGAGTTTCGTTGCTGCGGAAACAACAACTACAGGGACTGGTTCGAGATCCAGTGGGTCAGCAACCGTTACCTGGACTTCAGCGCAAAGGAGGTCAAAGA ccgCATCGGGAGTAACGTGGACGGCCAGTACCTGATGGACGGCGTGCCCTTCAGCTGCTGCAACCCGAGCTCGCCCAGGCCCTGCATCCAGCAGCAGATGACCAACAACACGGCCCACTACAGCTACGACCACTACACCGAGGATCTCAATGTGTGGAAAAGCGGCTGCCGAGACGCCCTGCTGTCCTACTACGGCGGCATGATGACCACCATCGGAGCTCTGGTGCTGCTGGTCACCATGCTGGAG GTTGCCGTGACCGTGGGCCTGCAGTACGTCAACAGCTCGCTGTCCACACTGGCCAACCCGGAGGACCCGGAGAGCGAGAGCGAGGGCTGGATCCTGGAGAAGACGGTCAAGGAGACGTTCACTGACATCATGACCAAAATGAAGACCATGGGCAAAGGCGGCAAAGTGGAAGAAGGGGAGGAGGTGGCGGTGGCCACGGTGAGCTGA